A stretch of the Marivirga tractuosa DSM 4126 genome encodes the following:
- a CDS encoding M20 family metallo-hydrolase: MENTNLNNVKTKAIDLLKELITIPSFSKEEHETANSIGNFLKHQGIEFNRMGNNIIAYNLHFDKQKPSILLNSHHDTVKPNAGYTKNPFEAIEQNGKLYGLGSNDAGGSLVSLLATFIHFYSQEITDNLIFVASAEEEISGKNGISSVLEHIPKCELAIVGEPTEMKMAVAEKGLLVIDAVAIGKAGHAARNEGENAIYNAMEDILKIKDFKFKKCSNYLGENKVSATIIKAGQQHNVVPDSCEFTMDVRVTDAYTLEEAFEEIQSQLNAKLIARSFRLQSSFLPENHKMMEVAHALGLEKFGSPTLSDQALIPFDSVKIGPGKSERSHTADEFIELKEIEEGIKIYIQLLEKYMNHKNIAK; the protein is encoded by the coding sequence ATGGAAAATACTAATCTCAATAATGTGAAAACAAAAGCTATTGATTTATTAAAAGAATTGATAACCATTCCTTCATTTAGCAAAGAGGAGCATGAAACTGCTAATTCAATCGGTAATTTTCTGAAACATCAAGGCATAGAATTCAATAGAATGGGAAATAACATCATCGCCTATAACCTTCATTTTGATAAGCAAAAGCCTTCCATCTTGCTTAATTCTCATCATGATACTGTAAAACCAAATGCTGGCTATACTAAGAATCCTTTTGAAGCCATCGAACAAAATGGAAAACTGTATGGATTAGGAAGCAATGATGCAGGTGGCTCACTGGTCAGTTTATTGGCAACTTTCATTCATTTCTATTCGCAAGAGATTACCGACAATTTAATTTTTGTTGCTTCAGCAGAAGAAGAAATAAGTGGTAAAAATGGAATTAGCAGTGTACTTGAACATATTCCAAAATGTGAATTAGCCATAGTAGGTGAACCTACAGAAATGAAAATGGCTGTTGCGGAAAAAGGCTTGTTAGTGATTGATGCAGTTGCTATAGGGAAAGCAGGACATGCCGCAAGAAATGAAGGAGAAAATGCCATCTACAATGCCATGGAAGATATTTTGAAAATCAAGGATTTTAAATTCAAAAAGTGTTCCAACTATTTAGGGGAGAATAAAGTCAGTGCCACCATCATAAAAGCTGGTCAACAGCATAATGTTGTGCCTGATAGTTGTGAATTCACAATGGATGTTCGTGTTACGGATGCCTACACTTTGGAAGAAGCTTTCGAGGAAATACAAAGCCAATTAAATGCTAAGCTTATTGCCCGATCATTCCGATTGCAAAGCTCTTTTCTTCCTGAAAACCACAAAATGATGGAGGTAGCTCATGCTTTGGGATTGGAAAAATTTGGAAGCCCAACATTGTCTGATCAGGCACTTATCCCATTTGATTCGGTAAAAATTGGCCCAGGAAAATCGGAACGCTCTCATACGGCAGATGAATTTATTGAGTTGAAAGAAATAGAAGAAGGCATTAAGATTTATATCCAATTGCTGGAAAAATATATGAACCATAAAAATATTGCAAAATGA
- the argH gene encoding argininosuccinate lyase, with translation MKIWQKNTDSSKEIEQFTIGKDTEFDLLLAPYDVIGSLAHIKMLAKIDLISDEELEALSKELKALYQEIKEGKFQIQEGVEDVHSQIEFLLIGRLGDVGKKIHSGRSRNDQVLVDLKLFYRDKVKEIVESAKQLFDLLLHLAEKHKNDLMPGYTHTQLAMPSSFGLWLSSFAESMAEDMDMLYAAYQIINKNPLGSAAGYGSSFPLDRTYTTELLGFEDMHHNVINAQNSRGKTEKTLAFALSGIGSTLNRMASDICLFMNQHFGFISFPDDFTTGSSIMPHKKNPDVFELVRAKSNQLHSIPNAIILNDTNLTTGYHRDKQLLKEYIFPGIQTTLDCLNITHFMLKEIKVKENILNDETYQHLFSVEEVNRLVKSGVSFRDAYKKVGLSIENGDFKASTHLEHTHEGSIGNLCLNEISAKMVHKIKRFDFSKIEGSKEGLLG, from the coding sequence ATGAAAATCTGGCAAAAAAATACAGACTCCTCTAAAGAAATAGAGCAATTTACCATCGGCAAAGATACTGAGTTTGATCTTTTACTGGCTCCTTATGATGTTATAGGGTCATTAGCTCATATCAAAATGTTGGCAAAAATCGACTTGATTTCTGATGAAGAATTGGAGGCTTTATCAAAAGAATTGAAAGCCCTTTATCAGGAAATTAAAGAGGGCAAATTCCAAATTCAAGAAGGCGTAGAAGATGTCCACAGCCAAATTGAGTTTTTGCTGATCGGAAGACTGGGAGATGTGGGCAAGAAAATCCACAGTGGACGATCCAGAAATGATCAAGTATTAGTGGATCTGAAATTATTTTATCGCGATAAAGTCAAGGAAATAGTGGAGTCCGCAAAGCAATTATTTGATTTACTCCTCCACTTAGCTGAAAAACATAAAAATGATTTGATGCCAGGCTATACACATACTCAATTGGCGATGCCTTCCTCTTTTGGTTTATGGCTGAGCAGTTTTGCCGAATCAATGGCGGAGGATATGGATATGCTTTATGCTGCATATCAAATCATCAATAAAAATCCACTAGGTTCTGCTGCGGGCTATGGCTCCTCCTTTCCTTTGGATAGAACCTACACCACGGAATTATTGGGATTTGAAGATATGCATCATAATGTGATCAATGCACAAAACAGCAGAGGCAAAACGGAAAAAACTTTGGCTTTTGCCTTAAGTGGAATAGGCAGTACATTGAATAGAATGGCATCGGATATTTGCCTTTTTATGAATCAGCATTTTGGATTTATCAGCTTCCCTGATGATTTCACCACAGGCAGCAGTATTATGCCCCATAAGAAAAATCCTGATGTTTTTGAATTGGTAAGAGCTAAAAGTAATCAATTGCATTCAATTCCGAATGCTATTATCTTAAATGATACCAATTTGACTACTGGCTACCACCGTGATAAGCAGCTACTGAAGGAATACATTTTCCCAGGAATTCAAACCACCTTGGATTGCCTGAACATCACTCATTTTATGTTAAAGGAAATTAAGGTAAAGGAAAATATTTTGAATGATGAAACATACCAGCATCTTTTCAGTGTGGAAGAAGTAAACAGATTGGTAAAAAGCGGAGTTTCTTTTCGCGATGCTTACAAAAAGGTAGGATTATCCATTGAAAATGGGGATTTTAAAGCATCAACTCATTTGGAACATACTCATGAAGGAAGCATTGGGAATTTATGTTTGAATGAGATATCAGCTAAAATGGTCCATAAAATTAAGCGATTTGATTTTAGTAAGATTGAGGGAAGTAAGGAGGGGTTATTGGGTTGA
- the trxA gene encoding thioredoxin, translating into MASTVEITDSNFEEILKSDQPVLVDFWAEWCGPCKMIGPLVEELAGDYDGKAVIGKVNVDENPNVSAKFGIRSIPTLLVFKGGEVVDKQIGAVPKQVLADKIDAQMA; encoded by the coding sequence ATGGCAAGTACTGTAGAAATAACTGACAGCAATTTTGAAGAAATATTAAAATCAGACCAACCAGTATTGGTTGACTTCTGGGCAGAGTGGTGTGGACCATGTAAAATGATTGGCCCATTAGTAGAGGAATTAGCAGGCGATTACGATGGAAAAGCGGTTATAGGTAAAGTAAATGTTGATGAAAATCCTAATGTATCCGCTAAGTTCGGTATCAGAAGTATCCCTACTTTATTAGTATTTAAAGGAGGAGAAGTAGTAGATAAACAAATTGGCGCTGTGCCAAAACAAGTTTTAGCTGATAAAATTGATGCTCAAATGGCTTAA
- a CDS encoding DUF3347 domain-containing protein, whose translation MKRVIISLVTLAVLTFGCSQEKKSENQTAQEAPKEEQVMQASTSEVSSEQLKSILSSYFNVKDALVDTDAAEAKSALAKLLESIGSEFEQMKSLAKQMHDKEDVEDIRSDFDDLSEQVYVLVKENSESKDQTVYKQYCPMAFNNEGAFWLSDKEEIRNPYFGDKMLKCGKVQEEL comes from the coding sequence ATGAAGAGAGTAATCATAAGTTTAGTAACATTAGCTGTTTTAACTTTCGGCTGTAGTCAAGAAAAGAAGTCTGAAAATCAAACTGCTCAAGAAGCGCCCAAAGAGGAACAAGTGATGCAAGCTTCTACTTCAGAAGTGAGTTCAGAGCAATTGAAAAGTATATTGTCATCTTACTTCAACGTAAAAGATGCATTAGTAGATACAGATGCTGCTGAGGCAAAATCTGCCTTAGCTAAGTTATTGGAAAGTATTGGTTCAGAATTTGAACAAATGAAATCTTTAGCAAAGCAGATGCATGATAAAGAAGATGTGGAGGATATTCGTTCTGATTTTGATGATTTAAGTGAGCAGGTTTACGTTTTAGTAAAAGAGAATTCTGAAAGTAAGGATCAAACTGTCTATAAGCAGTATTGCCCTATGGCATTTAATAATGAAGGTGCATTTTGGTTAAGTGATAAAGAAGAAATCCGTAATCCTTATTTCGGAGACAAAATGTTGAAGTGCGGTAAAGTTCAAGAGGAGCTTTAA
- a CDS encoding PepSY domain-containing protein, with product MRKNNKYYIRKAHRFLGVLIGIQFLFWTISGLYFTWTDLDEIHGDHFLKEASEQNSVNSQNLNLLSDTMEIHSMELKFLNQEAYYWVNDSILIHVASGDPKTEISAEEAKSIARDKIKPEYKIQDVNLLTETDAHHEYRGRDLPVWQIEFEGGESLKAYIDAQNGDFQTVRHRDWRWFDFLWMTHTMDYETRDDFNNTLIRAFSVFGLLTVSSGFLLFFVTTKRKRKKKSKKSQKKN from the coding sequence ATGAGAAAAAACAATAAATATTATATTCGAAAAGCACACCGATTTTTAGGTGTCCTGATAGGTATTCAATTTTTATTTTGGACCATCAGCGGGCTTTATTTCACCTGGACAGATTTAGACGAAATTCATGGCGATCATTTTTTAAAAGAGGCATCAGAACAAAACTCTGTTAATTCTCAAAACTTAAATCTGCTTTCTGATACAATGGAAATCCATTCAATGGAGTTGAAATTTCTTAATCAAGAAGCTTATTATTGGGTAAATGACTCTATTTTAATTCATGTAGCAAGTGGGGATCCAAAAACAGAGATATCAGCAGAGGAGGCTAAATCAATAGCTAGAGATAAAATTAAACCTGAATATAAAATCCAAGATGTTAATTTATTGACCGAAACGGATGCTCATCACGAGTACAGAGGAAGAGATCTGCCCGTTTGGCAAATTGAATTTGAGGGTGGGGAATCTCTAAAAGCTTATATTGATGCTCAAAATGGTGATTTTCAAACCGTAAGGCATAGAGATTGGCGCTGGTTCGATTTTTTATGGATGACCCATACCATGGATTATGAAACTAGAGATGATTTCAATAATACTTTAATCCGAGCATTTTCAGTTTTTGGATTACTGACGGTAAGCTCGGGCTTTTTATTATTTTTCGTTACCACCAAGAGGAAGCGAAAGAAAAAGTCTAAAAAATCACAAAAGAAAAATTAA
- a CDS encoding APC family permease, which yields MEENYKKGSLSLTGSIAMGTGVMIGAGIFTLLGQVAELSGTWFPYIFLLGAVISGFSAYSYITVSNAHPSAGGIAMILTKAYGKSTIAASASLLMALSMVINESLVARTFGSYTLQLFDVENKEFWIPILGVALLVFAFIINISNNKIIGKTSQFMSFIKIVGIVIFALGALWAAEFSLDGLIPKPLDNADYKATSYIGALALSILAYKGFTTITNSGDEIKKPKKNVGRSIIFSLLICTVVYFLVAFAVNSSLTISEIIAAKDYSLAEAAKPILGDYGLYFTVGIAIIATISGVIASIFAVSRMTAMLTDMKLIPHSHFGMPGRVQKHMLVYIVVIAIVLTIFFDLSRIASMGAIFYLIMDMIIHWGVYKYLIKEVKANGVIVLTALVLDFVVLSAFLWIKATSDPLILIVSISSIIIVFVGEKLFLRKAD from the coding sequence ATGGAAGAAAATTATAAAAAAGGAAGCCTAAGTTTAACCGGTTCCATAGCTATGGGAACCGGTGTGATGATCGGAGCTGGAATTTTTACACTGTTAGGACAAGTAGCAGAATTATCAGGAACATGGTTTCCATATATATTTTTATTGGGGGCAGTCATTTCAGGCTTTAGTGCCTATTCCTATATCACAGTTTCCAATGCTCATCCCTCGGCCGGTGGTATTGCTATGATTTTAACAAAAGCCTATGGAAAATCTACCATAGCAGCATCTGCATCGCTATTAATGGCTTTATCAATGGTCATAAACGAAAGTCTGGTGGCCAGAACTTTTGGTTCCTATACACTTCAACTGTTCGATGTTGAAAATAAAGAATTTTGGATTCCAATTTTGGGTGTGGCATTATTGGTTTTTGCTTTTATAATCAACATTTCGAATAATAAGATCATAGGGAAAACATCACAATTCATGTCCTTTATCAAAATAGTAGGGATTGTGATTTTTGCTTTAGGCGCATTATGGGCAGCTGAGTTTTCATTGGATGGATTAATTCCAAAACCTCTGGATAATGCGGATTATAAAGCCACTAGTTATATTGGTGCTTTAGCACTTTCAATATTAGCCTACAAAGGATTCACTACAATAACCAATAGTGGTGATGAAATAAAGAAACCAAAGAAGAATGTAGGGAGGTCAATTATATTTTCTTTATTGATTTGCACAGTAGTATATTTTTTGGTGGCATTTGCAGTTAATTCTAGTCTGACAATTTCAGAAATTATTGCTGCAAAAGATTACTCACTTGCCGAAGCTGCTAAACCTATTTTAGGTGATTATGGACTTTATTTCACAGTAGGAATTGCCATTATAGCTACTATTTCAGGTGTAATTGCCAGTATCTTTGCGGTTTCAAGAATGACTGCTATGCTTACAGATATGAAGCTAATTCCGCATAGCCATTTTGGAATGCCAGGAAGAGTTCAAAAGCATATGTTAGTTTACATAGTGGTTATCGCTATAGTATTGACAATTTTCTTTGATCTATCCAGAATTGCCTCTATGGGCGCAATCTTTTATCTTATTATGGACATGATTATTCATTGGGGTGTTTACAAATATTTAATAAAAGAAGTGAAGGCAAATGGAGTAATTGTTTTAACGGCTTTAGTTTTAGATTTTGTAGTTTTGTCAGCTTTTTTATGGATAAAAGCTACTTCTGACCCATTGATTCTAATTGTTTCAATATCTTCAATAATAATTGTTTTTGTTGGAGAGAAGTTGTTTTTGAGAAAGGCAGATTAA
- a CDS encoding efflux RND transporter periplasmic adaptor subunit → MKINKSIILIIIISVITGGIVGYFISTSANQEISTSPHQHTEEESKDQIWTCSMHPSVRQNEPGDCPICGMDLIPLDEADGDDVLSEDAISMSATAMKLAQVSTTKVERKAVEKDIRLTAKVQEDERLNYAQTAHFPGRVEDLRVNYVGEYVQKGQVVAVLYSPELLTAQEELLQAYQDKENQPQLFEASIEKLKNWKLTDAQIESIIASGKPKEQFKLRADYSGYVTEKKVKEGDYVKLGQSLFEVNNLSRVWVLFDVYEQDIPFVKVGSEVSFTISSFPNEEFSGKINFIDPSLNPQSRVVKARAEIQNLEGKLKPEMLAKGNIQFKNTSDVAVIVPKSAVMWTGKKSVVYVQEDTEKGVSFVMRNVELGLPLNDAFVIEKGLEEGEEIAVQGVFSIDAATQLSGKTSMMSADKGEGDQIDISDDAKAELNPLYTKYFELKDALTEDDFETAKAKAEELKAVFGKIDMKAFKDDAHEKWMSYHGKMEKVLEHIHHHDNIEDLRKNFIALSDWMIQVTETFSPISETLYLQHCPMADNDKGADWLSKEEPIVNPYFGESMLSCGEVKKKIN, encoded by the coding sequence ATGAAAATCAATAAATCAATTATATTAATTATCATAATCAGTGTTATTACTGGAGGTATAGTTGGCTATTTCATCAGCACATCAGCAAATCAAGAAATCAGCACATCGCCCCATCAACACACTGAGGAGGAATCGAAAGACCAAATCTGGACCTGCTCCATGCATCCATCGGTGAGACAAAATGAACCAGGCGATTGCCCAATCTGCGGAATGGATTTAATCCCATTGGATGAAGCAGACGGAGATGATGTGCTAAGTGAAGATGCCATAAGTATGTCGGCTACGGCTATGAAATTAGCACAAGTAAGCACAACAAAAGTGGAGCGAAAAGCAGTCGAAAAGGATATCCGATTGACTGCTAAAGTTCAGGAAGATGAGCGATTGAACTATGCACAAACAGCACATTTCCCCGGAAGAGTTGAAGACTTGAGGGTGAATTACGTTGGCGAATATGTTCAAAAAGGTCAGGTAGTGGCAGTTCTTTATTCTCCTGAATTATTAACGGCTCAAGAGGAATTACTTCAGGCTTATCAAGATAAAGAAAATCAGCCTCAGCTTTTTGAAGCTTCTATAGAGAAATTGAAAAACTGGAAACTGACAGATGCTCAAATTGAAAGTATTATTGCTTCAGGCAAACCTAAAGAGCAATTTAAATTGAGGGCGGATTATTCTGGCTATGTAACTGAAAAGAAAGTTAAAGAGGGAGACTATGTGAAGCTAGGACAATCTTTATTTGAGGTCAATAATCTTTCTAGAGTATGGGTACTATTTGATGTTTATGAACAAGATATTCCTTTTGTTAAAGTGGGGAGTGAAGTGAGTTTTACTATTTCATCCTTTCCTAATGAGGAGTTTTCAGGGAAAATTAATTTTATTGATCCAAGCCTTAATCCTCAAAGTAGAGTAGTTAAAGCCCGTGCAGAAATTCAAAATTTAGAGGGCAAATTGAAGCCTGAGATGTTGGCAAAGGGAAATATACAATTCAAAAATACTTCCGATGTAGCAGTTATTGTACCTAAATCAGCTGTAATGTGGACTGGTAAAAAGTCAGTGGTTTATGTGCAGGAAGATACGGAAAAAGGAGTGAGTTTTGTCATGCGAAATGTAGAGCTGGGATTGCCTTTAAATGATGCATTTGTGATTGAAAAAGGATTAGAAGAAGGCGAGGAAATCGCAGTTCAAGGTGTGTTTAGTATAGATGCAGCGACACAGCTTTCTGGCAAAACAAGCATGATGAGTGCGGATAAAGGGGAAGGAGATCAAATTGATATTTCAGATGATGCTAAAGCTGAATTAAACCCGCTTTATACTAAATATTTTGAGTTGAAAGATGCTTTAACGGAGGACGATTTTGAAACTGCAAAAGCCAAAGCAGAGGAGTTAAAAGCTGTTTTTGGTAAAATTGACATGAAAGCATTTAAAGATGATGCCCACGAAAAATGGATGAGTTACCATGGTAAAATGGAGAAAGTATTAGAACATATTCACCATCATGATAATATTGAGGACTTGCGTAAAAATTTCATCGCCCTATCGGATTGGATGATTCAAGTGACAGAAACTTTTAGTCCAATTTCTGAAACACTCTATTTACAGCATTGTCCAATGGCGGATAATGACAAAGGAGCTGATTGGTTGAGCAAAGAGGAGCCAATCGTAAATCCTTATTTTGGCGAAAGCATGTTAAGTTGTGGGGAAGTGAAGAAGAAAATCAATTAA
- a CDS encoding four helix bundle protein codes for MKKRNEVLELSFEFALQIINYSELLEERRKYVIARQLLKAGTSIGANIREAQSCESKADFIHKLKISHKESEETDYWLLLCEKAASYPNPNVEMKAMLLSIQKLLTKIISTSRK; via the coding sequence ATGAAAAAGAGAAATGAAGTATTAGAACTAAGTTTTGAATTTGCATTACAGATTATAAATTATTCAGAATTACTAGAGGAGAGAAGAAAATATGTTATTGCTAGACAATTATTGAAGGCTGGTACAAGCATAGGTGCAAATATTAGGGAAGCTCAAAGTTGTGAGAGCAAGGCAGACTTTATACATAAATTAAAAATTTCACATAAAGAATCTGAAGAAACGGATTATTGGTTATTGCTATGCGAAAAAGCAGCAAGTTACCCAAATCCGAATGTTGAAATGAAAGCAATGCTACTTTCTATTCAAAAGTTACTGACAAAGATTATTTCCACTAGCAGAAAATAG
- a CDS encoding TolC family protein, whose protein sequence is MRHRYIYITIVTNLVLLLSFSAKGQDHANHLDKYFKIAVENNPKLQAEYKAYEAVLQKLPQASSLADPNLSIGYFISPVETRVGPQLARFSLTQIFPWFGTLKAQENVVALEAEAKFQSFLDVRNKLYWEVASQYYPLYELKKLVQIEQENIEILKSYKSLAERKFSSSSGSMVDVLRVDIMIDDAETNLEILKQKEKPLLSAFQNVLHEEVELEIPEELTPLNFEPSLVKDSLFDDHPLIQSLEYKMQSAEANERVVQKQGLPKIGLGLDYVIVGERQDMDLADNGKDVLMPMVTVSLPIFRKKYNAQKKEAQLMQESYELQKQNVKNQLDTDYESTVFEIEKQLELLNLYERQIKKTENTLEIIWKSYSSSGADFEEVLRIQQQFLKYRKLKAKAEAEFSISIQKYNYLISR, encoded by the coding sequence ATGAGACATCGATATATATATATTACTATAGTAACCAACTTGGTACTGTTACTTTCTTTTTCTGCCAAAGGACAAGACCATGCTAATCATCTGGATAAATATTTCAAAATTGCTGTAGAGAATAATCCGAAACTTCAGGCCGAATACAAAGCCTACGAAGCAGTACTGCAGAAATTGCCTCAGGCTTCTTCTTTGGCAGATCCTAATTTGTCCATTGGGTATTTCATTTCTCCAGTTGAAACCCGAGTAGGTCCACAATTGGCTCGATTTAGTTTGACGCAAATATTTCCTTGGTTTGGAACGCTCAAAGCACAGGAAAATGTAGTGGCTTTGGAAGCAGAAGCTAAGTTTCAATCTTTTTTAGATGTACGAAATAAATTGTATTGGGAAGTAGCCTCTCAATATTATCCACTTTATGAGCTAAAAAAATTAGTACAAATAGAACAAGAGAATATTGAAATTCTGAAATCCTATAAATCTTTAGCAGAGCGAAAATTCAGTAGTTCAAGTGGAAGCATGGTGGATGTACTGAGAGTTGATATCATGATAGATGATGCAGAAACCAATCTGGAAATACTCAAGCAAAAAGAGAAGCCTTTGCTATCTGCTTTTCAAAATGTACTCCATGAAGAAGTAGAGCTAGAGATACCAGAAGAATTGACTCCTTTAAATTTCGAACCTTCGCTCGTGAAAGATTCCCTTTTTGATGATCATCCATTAATTCAGTCATTAGAATACAAAATGCAATCCGCAGAGGCGAATGAAAGAGTAGTGCAAAAACAAGGCTTACCTAAAATTGGCTTGGGTCTGGATTATGTAATAGTAGGAGAAAGGCAGGATATGGATTTAGCTGATAATGGTAAAGATGTCTTAATGCCAATGGTGACAGTGAGTTTGCCTATTTTCAGAAAGAAATATAATGCTCAAAAAAAGGAAGCTCAACTCATGCAGGAAAGTTATGAATTGCAAAAGCAAAATGTAAAAAACCAGTTGGACACAGATTATGAATCCACTGTTTTTGAGATTGAGAAGCAACTGGAATTACTGAATTTGTACGAGCGACAAATCAAGAAAACGGAGAATACATTGGAAATTATATGGAAGAGTTATTCCAGTTCAGGAGCTGATTTTGAGGAGGTGCTTCGCATTCAACAGCAATTCTTAAAATACAGGAAGTTAAAAGCTAAGGCGGAAGCTGAATTCAGCATATCAATTCAGAAGTATAACTATCTAATTAGCAGATGA